One part of the Prunus persica cultivar Lovell chromosome G5, Prunus_persica_NCBIv2, whole genome shotgun sequence genome encodes these proteins:
- the LOC18776154 gene encoding myb-related protein Hv1, whose protein sequence is MGKSTCFAAASGIKRGPWTPEEDRKLLDFIQLHGHGSWSSLPQKAGLKRCGKSCRLRWRNYLRPDIKRGNFSLHEDQTIIQLHALLGNRWSAIAAHLPKRTDNEIKNYWNTHLKKRLAKIGFDPVTHKPKTAILGSANGDPKKLSNLSHIAQWESARLQAEARLSKESELHKSSAHQLLHDQTASLTHDHLHHQFAPLVPQCLDILRASAWESLISMSTKSSSSDADAPTSHINGGQNHVSFGYHHDVHEHGVNIISNFEGPTSDHQFSSMTECDDSRAMSSMTTGSLGLNELIGQYCGNECSELFEALQQYMGFEVEVGDAWTSLEQLL, encoded by the exons ATGGGAAAGTCTACTTGCTTTGCTGCAGCATCGGGCATAAAGAGAGGTCCATGGACTCCTGAAGAAGACAGAAAGCTCTTAGATTTCATTCAACTGCATGGCCATGGAAGCTGGAGCTCCTTGCCCCAAAAAGCTG GTTTGAAAAGATGCGGGAAGAGCTGTAGGCTAAGGTGGAGAAACTACCTAAGGCCTGATATTAAGAGGGGAAATTTCAGTTTGCACGAAGACCAAACCATCATTCAACTCCATGCACTTCTAGGCAACAG ATGGTCGGCTATAGCTGCGCACTTACCAAAGAGGACAGACAATGAGATCAAGAATTACTGGAACACACATCTCAAGAAACGACTGGCCAAGATAGGGTTTGACCCTGTCACCCACAAGCCCAAGACTGCCATTCTTGGCTCTGCCAATGGTGACCCCAAGAAGTTGTCAAATCTCAGCCACATTGCTCAGTGGGAAAGTGCCAGGCTCCAAGCAGAAGCCAGGTTGTCCAAAGAGTCCGAACTACACAAATCATCAGCTCATCAGCTACTTCACGATCAAACGGCGTCACTTACTCATGATCATCTTCACCATCAGTTTGCCCCACTCGTTCCACAGTGCCTTGACATTCTAAGGGCATCAGCTTGGGAAAGCCTGATATCAATGTCGACAAAGTCATCAAGCTCAGATGCTGATGCACCAACCAGTCACATCAACGGCGGCCAAAATCACGTTTCTTTTGGTTATCATCATGATGTTCATGAGCATGGCGTTAATATCATAAGTAATTTTGAGGGTCCAACATCGGATCATCAGTTCTCAAGCATGACGGAATGTGATGATTCACGGGCCATGTCATCAATGACGACTGGATCGCTGGGTTTGAATGAGCTCATAGGCCAATATTGCGGGAACGAATGCAGTGAATTATTCGAGGCACTCCAGCAATATATGGGGTTTGAAGTTGAGGTCGGGGATGCTTGGACTAGTTTGGAACAATTATTGTGA
- the LOC18777524 gene encoding uncharacterized protein LOC18777524 — MATPAPPAATSSSMASTFRAYSMPLILFAAAMFFQLFVIPKSFPPSNYDILGIKMYSSIEEVREAYNNISSAWNSGERAPVTLDFIKIQYAYELLTNPLWKRNYDIFGIDEQIDVIEKVKEQYAGESFSKIELPLLDSVSSDIQDHDLTVITSKDFQTMFQGNMPALIQLCSFGSKSCDKFSDAWKKIAALLGGVANTGLLELGELQLATHLAERKPTGQPFFRNGLPSLVAFPPGCKTSNCLVRYEGELWVDSVTDWFATTILGLPRILYYSKESLGQKFLAKVSLHKVKVIFFSKTGERAAPFIRQAAKNYWTHASFAFVLWREEESTFWFNSFEVESAPAIVFLKDPGVKPVVYHGSVNNSWFLKIMEQNKQQELPQLRSTTSMELGCDPRGYSRAGHHTVTWYCAVIAGRHSPELSTMRGTMRRVEEILSNEVESRSADEEQSIAPAAGALKSKRLTFAWLDGEAQKKYCLFFLQSETSHETCGERTDMTDVPQLYIVRYKRNVTEEGDKPEQKPKSIWDAVQDQELDPASQLVAKYNGSDEIPEIMKWISQIIKDGDSRDLPHYRTRTPHLVPESSEPIWSAGVQSIPSTNTIKQSIRGILRGFYDRIRGDPRIGPILLLAALMSFGTIWLRRSQATPVSNQPSQPSQPNSKEAGRPRRDRPRRATNEHLPPSITDMEPKDSYQWSLSGSDSD; from the exons ATGGCAACGCCTGCGCCTCCGGCCGCGACGAGCTCGTCAATGGCGTCCACGTTCAGAGCCTACTCGATGCCTCTGATTCTCTTTGCCGCTGCCATGTTCTTCCAGCTCTTCGTCATTCCCAAATCCTTTCCTCCTTCTAATTACGAca TTCTTGGTATAAAGATGTATAGCTCAATTGAAGAAGTGAGAGAGGCCTACAACAATATTTCTTCCGCCTg GAACTCAGGCGAGCGAGCTCCTGTTACTCTTGATTTTATCAAG ATTCAATATGCTTATGAGTTGCTGACGAATCCGTTGTGGAAGAGAAACTATGACATATTTGGCATTGATGAGCAAATA GATGTAATTGAGAAGGTCAAAGAGCAATATGCAGGAGAAAGCTTTTCAAAGATAGAACTTCCTTTACTTGACTCTGTTTCTTCAG atATTCAAGATCATGATCTTACAGTCATTACCTCCAAGGATTTCCAGACCATGTTTCAGGGTAACATGCCAGCGCTAATTCAG TTGTGCTCGTTTGGGAGCAAAAGCTGTGATAAATTTTCTGATGCGTGGAAAAAAATTG CTGCTCTGTTGGGTGGTGTGGCAAATACTGGTCTTTTGGAACTTGGGGAGCTTCAGCTAGCAACACATCTTGCTGAGAGAAAACCAACTGGACAACCTTTCTTCAGGAATG GCCTTCCTTCTCTTGTTGCTTTTCCCCCGGGGTGTAAAACTTCCAATTGCCTTGTTAG GTACGAAGGAGAGCTCTGGGTTGATTCAGTTACAGATTGGTTTGCAACAACCATACTTGGTTTACCTCGTATTCTTTACTACTCAAAGGAGTCACTG GGGCAGAAGTTTCTAGCAAAAGTTAGTCTTCATAAG GTAAAAGtaattttcttctccaaaacaggGGAGCGTGCTGCTCCTTTCATACGCCAAGCTGCTAAAAATTATTGGACCCATGCTTCTTTTGCATTTGTGCTGTGGCGAGAAGAGGAATCTACTTTTTGGTTTAATTC GTTTGAGGTGGAATCTGCACCTGCTATAGTGTTTCTGAAAGATCCTGGTGTCAAACCTGTTGTGTACCATG GATCTGTTAACAATTCATGGTTCTTAAAGATCATGGAACAGAATAAACAGCAAG AGCTTCCACAGTTGAGGAGTACGACATCCATGGAATTGGGTTGTGATCCCCGAGGCTATTCCCGTGCTGGACACCATACCGTTACTTGGTACTGTGCTGTTATAGCAGGAAGGCATAGCCCAGAACTCAGTACCATGCGTGGA ACCATGCGTAGGGTTGAAGAAATCTTATCGAATGAAGTTGAGTCAAGATCAGCTGATGAAGAGCAATCTATAGCACCAGCAGCAGGTGCACTTAAAAGCAAACGACTGACATTTGCTTGGCTTGATGGAGAAGCCCAAAAG AAATATTgtctcttcttcctccaatCTGAAACCAGCCATGAAACTTGTGGAGAAAGGACAGATATGACTGATGTACCTCAGTTATATATCGTACGCTACAAAAGGAATGTGACAGAAGAGGGTGACAAACCCGAGCAAAAGCCGAAAAGCATATGGGATGCAGTACAAGATCAGGAATTAGATCCAGCATCACAGCTTGTGGCAAAGTACAATGGTTCAGATGAAATTCCGGAG aTTATGAAATGGATCTCGCAAATAATCAAGGATGGAGACTCCAGAGATCTTCCTCATTAT AGAACAAGAACTCCTCATCTGGTTCCTGAGAGTTCAGAGCCAATATGGTCCGCGGGTGTCCAAAGCATTCCTTCAACAAATACAATCAAGCAGAGTATCCGTGGCATTTTACGTGGATTCTATGATCGCATCAGAGGAGATCCAAGGATTGGTCCGATTTTGCTTCTGGCGGCATTGATGTCTTTTGGTACCATCTGGCTTCGGAGGAGCCAAGCAACTCCAGTGTCGAATCAACCAAGTCAACCAAGTCAACCAAATTCCAAG GAAGCAGGTAGACCAAGGAGAGACCGGCCTCGAAGAGCGACTAATGAACACCTTCCTCCTTCCATCACTGATATGGAACCCAAAGATTCTTATCAATGGTCACTATCAGGTTCTGATTCTGATTAG
- the LOC18775870 gene encoding NAC domain-containing protein 100 gives MEHVPAGMVEQYEQIDLPPGFRFHPTDEELISHYLHKKVIDISFSCKAIGEVDLNKSEPWDLPGKAKMGEKEWYFFCVRDRKYPTGLRTNRATEAGYWKATGKDKEIYKGKSLVGMKKTLVFYRGRAPKGEKSNWVMHEYRLEGKFSVHNLPKTAKNEWVICRVFEKNSGGKKTHISGFVRYGALGNEMDPSGLPPLMDSSPYSSKTKLASESSYVPCFSNPDPTDVQRNQGIVDYMNNPLFGVSSNTSNFFPRAPFSTSFYSAQSAPVAANFQFPGSVLMQDQSILRALLENNGSNMRQSFKTEREMVSVSQETGLTSEMNTEISSVMSNLEMGRRPFGDQEAPAAAAGAVDLDNFWNY, from the exons ATGGAACACGTTCCAGCTGGAATGGTCGAGCAATATGAGCAGATCGATTTGCCACCGGGGTTTCGGTTCCACCCAACCGATGAAGAGCTTATTTCTCACTACCTTCATAAGAAGGTTATTGATATCAGCTTCTCTTGTAAAGCAATTGGGGAGGTGGACTTGAACAAGTCTGAACCTTGGGATTTGCCTG GGAAAGCGAAAATGGGAGAAAAGGAATGGTACTTTTTCTGTGTGAGAGACAGAAAGTACCCAACTGGTCTGAGGACAAACAGGGCAACTGAAGCTGGATATTGGAAAGCCACGGGGAAAGATAAAGAGATCTACAAAGGAAAATCCCTAGTTGGCATGAAAAAGACCTTGGTTTTCTACAGAGGCAGAGCCCCCAAAGGAGAAAAGAGCAATTGGGTCATGCATGAGTACAGATTGGAGGGTAAATTCTCTGTTCATAACCTCCCCAAAACTGCAAAG AATGAATGGGTGATTTGcagggtttttgagaaaaactctGGTGGCAAAAAAACCCATATTTCAGGATTTGTGAGATATGGTGCTCTGGGAAATGAAATGGATCCTTCTGGTCTGCCACCGTTAATGGATTCTTCACCTTACAGCTCCAAAACCAAACTCGCCTCTGAGTCCTCTTACGTGCCCTGCTTCTCCAACCCTGATCCCACTGATGTTCAAAGAAACCAAGGGATTGTTGATTATATGAACAACCCTCTTTTTGGTGTTTCTTCAAACACCTCCAACTTTTTCCCAAGAGCCCCATTTTCCACCTCATTCTACTCTGCTCAGTCTGCTCCAGTTGCAGCAAATTTCCAGTTCCCAGGTTCAGTTTTAATGCAAGACCAGTCCATTCTGAGGGCCTTGCTTGAAAACAATGGTTCAAACATGAGGCAGAGCTTCAAAACAGAGAGGGAAATGGTCAGTGTGTCCCAAGAGACGGGGCTAACAAGTGAAATGAACACTGAAATCTCTTCTGTCATGTCCAATCTTGAGATGGGAAGGAGGCCATTTGGTGATCAAGAGGccccagcagcagcagctggaGCAGTGGACCTGGATAATTTTTggaattattaa
- the LOC18777138 gene encoding F-box/LRR-repeat protein At2g42720 — MTDGFRFSNVPDEVAHRILSFLAITDLTRFCCVSKRCRELPHSASSLDFDLSASDYTFASTCEKRIQLLNYLDSFLSRHGDNKIQRFRVRLECHCVEKKIKWMVDKTRSFRVRREACECRKEYSRIVRWVEIAVRSGVEVLHLEIFIDEKQCGQDPLVPSCVFLCGSLKTLELDFGMNYPKVLKKPSSSSFSSNLQRLDLRNVEIDEGFFEWMSSSCKCLKELSLDNCRAESINIQSSSLESFRYIYDDDDLSDFDIIAPNLKCVAWKANMFVFQNVEKCTHLEKVELLLQPQKHDALVLFEVLRCISTVKHLTLNHETTRVLFEGGSMPALENVSYLCLHIYCLCDILVPAVASLFRGIPNLTTLAITSIWPDLDNCSKFDTRYWKSLNLDFVHKLEEVDIHMLIGSNAVEFARYVLEHAQKLKKMRIVHTAEQSKVLRRVNESKKISDATLVFEEAEE, encoded by the exons ATGACAGATGGATTTAGATTTAGCAATGTTCCAGACGAAGTTGCCCATCGTATTCTTTCCTTCCTCGCCATAACAGACCTCACTCGTTTCTGCTGCGTGTCGAAAAGATGCAGAGAGCTTCCTCACTCAGCTTCATCATTGGATTTTGATCTATCTGCCAGTGACTACACTTTTGCATCCACTTGCGAAAAGCGGATACAGTTGTTGaattatttggacagtttcTTGAGCCGTCATGGGGATAATAAGATACAGCGCTTTCGTGTTCGTTTGGAGTGTCATTGCgtggagaagaagatcaaaTGGATGGTTGATAAGACACGAAGCTTTCGCGTTCGAAGAGAAGCATGCGAGTGTAGGAAGGAGTATTCTCGGATTGTGAGATGGGTGGAAATTGCAGTAAGGAGTGGAGTTGAAGTGCTTCATCTTGAAATCTTTATAGATGAAAAGCAATGTGGCCAGGATCCCTTGGTTCCGTCCTGCGTCTTTCTATGTGGATCTTTGAAGACTCTAGAGTTGGACTTTGGCATGAATTATCCCAAAGTTCTTAAGAAGCCCTCCTCCTCCAGTTTTTCCTCCAATCTCCAACGCCTGGACTTGCGAAACGTTGAGATAGACGAAGGGTTTTTCGAATGGATGTCATCATCCTGCAAATGCCTGAAGGAATTAAGTCTTGACAACTGCAGGGCAGAAAGTATCAACATCCAGAGCTCCTCCTTGGAATCATTTAGGTACATATACGACGATGATGACCTCTCCGATTTCGACATTATTGCTCCAAATCTCAAGTGTGTGGCATGGAAGGCCAATATGTTTGTGTTCCAAAATGTGGAGAAATGTACTCACTTAGAAAAAGTTGAGCTGCTTCTGCAACCTCAGAAACATGATGCTCTGGTCTTGTTTGAGGTTCTTCGGTGTATAAGCACGGTTAAACATCTTACTCTAAACCACGAGACAACCAGG GTTCTGTTTGAGGGAGGTTCCATGCCAGCATTAGAGAATGTTTCTTATTTATGCTTGCATATTTATTGCTTGTGTGATATCCTTGTCCCGGCCGTGGCCTCTCTTTTTAGAGGAATCCCTAATTTGACTACTTTGGCCATAACTTCAATTTGGCCGGATCTTGAT AATTGTTCCAAGTTTGATACGAGATATTGGAAATCGCTAAACCTTGATTTTGTTCATAAGCTTGAGGAGGTAGACATTCATATGCTAATTGGATCTAATGCTGTTGAGTTTGCAAGATATGTCCTCGAGCATGCtcaaaaactgaagaaaatgaGGATTGTTCATACGGCAGAGCAATCTAAAGTTCTACGGAGGGTGAATGAGAGCAAGAAGATTTCCGATGCCACACTTGTGTTTGAAGAAGCTGAAGAATAA
- the LOC109949283 gene encoding uncharacterized protein LOC109949283, giving the protein MGDPQKSQPSAAADLTSSQDDLQGKLQDMEKSLGNVIEKTQKFELQTSILEPLRASSGIPVQPGSPRPTMSSAAAELTTAQYRALTKLLEVLSAQLSAQLSAQLSAQLDSQKSIMEELRLIHASNAINFQSERKKTPNFTVPDREPFNPYPSFSMVEDASTVNQGEDRSVYLLMSYYDGRHTDSIYQVTFKHGGVTHEPPVVELEEEFYDGFYVQGARISNRSKVYILLQNGYNNPFEGYSRVPSGYSIEPKTWSYHSSLPPNITSKPLATLVSAYDKLYYIASPVCLPPIKEPSFERYDPTQNRWERMPSFPFYHDDGTRMEIIGYAVCYGVILFSLWDSDLNSNVVAFHERINQWSQVTFASYAPFRGRAVVVGDTIYAVHALMVEQIIAFSFKMDKGEHGHITYYLSPLFILCGLEIACPPVPLCELKTGYLVHLGNHDFFMS; this is encoded by the exons ATGGGGGATCCGCAAAAATCTCAACCTTCCGCCGCCGCTGATCTCACCTCCAGCCAAGATGATCTCCAGGGGAAGTTACAGGATATGGAGAAATCTCTGGGCAATGTAATAGAGAAAACCCAAAAGTTCGAATTGCAAACATCAATATTGGAGCCACTTCGCGCCAGTAGTGGTATTCCCGTTCAACCCGGCAGTCCCCGGCCTACGATGTCTTCTGCCGCCGCTGAACTCACCACTGCTCAATACCGTGCCTTGACGAAGTTATTGGAGGTGCTTTCCGCCCAGCTTTCTGCACAGCTATCCGCCCAGCTATCCGCCCAGCTCGATTCGCAGAAATCAATAATGGAGGAGCTTCGCCTAATACACGCCAGTAATGCTATCAACTTTCAATCCGAAAGGAAGAAGACTCCAAATTTCACTGTTCCCGACCGCGAGCCCTTTAATCCTTACCCAAG CTTTTCTATGGTGGAGGATGCATCGACGGTAAATCAGGGGGAAGATAGATCTGTATATTTATTGATGTCTTATTACGATGGCCGTCACACTGATTCAATCTATCAAGTTACATTCAAACATGGAGGAGTTACTCATGAACCCCCAGTAGTTGaacttgaggaggagtttTATGACGGTTTTTACGTTCAGGGTGCCAGGATTTCCAACCGCTCCAAAGTTTACATCCTTCTACAGAACGGTTATAATAACCCTTTCGAGGGATACTCTCGGGTGCCATCAGGATATAGTATTGAACCAAAGACTTGGTCATATCATTCATCTCTTCCTCCTAACATAACATCTAAACCACTAGCAACTCTTGTGTCTGCGTATGACAAGCTTTACTATATTGCATCTCCAGTGTGCTTACCACCAATTAAGGAGCCCTCATTCGAGAGATATGATCCTACTCAAAATCGTTGGGAGCGGATGccttcttttccattttatcATGATGATGGGACCCGTATGGAAATAATTGGTTATGCCGTTTGTTATggtgttattttgttttcattgtgGGACTCCGACCTGAATTCCAATGTCGTTGCTTTTCATGAGAGAATAAACCAATGGAGTCAAGTGACTTTTGCATCTTATGCTCCTTTTCGAGGAAGGGCTGTGGTTGTAGGTGACACTATCTATGCCGTACATGCACTTATGGTGGAGCAGATTATAGCATTCTCCTTTAAGATGGACAAAGGTGAACATGGTCACATTACATATTACCTAAGCCCGCTGTTTATATTGTGTGGCTTGGAAATTGCGTGTCCGCCAGTGCCATTGTGTGAACTTAAGACAGGGTATTTAGTTCATTTGGGTAACCATGACTTTTTCATGTCATGA